The Flavobacterium praedii genome window below encodes:
- a CDS encoding GAF domain-containing protein has product MSNKTFTESPFKTLISFHKLIDSLEEIAQTDVDYRSNYAKALLKEIEPFSEFRDGIEDLNLIKQQEKLIHNLLADLFPTALTHNEIKAISIPFQNVTFNYTERFKKILQHAGITFNMEIRDFDKDQFYIFNCILILNAYYGQHFDFYTPLFYDIPNAHGIIEHYKILYNADFIEVIPTQNAPELSQDNIDLLMNNHDNIALWKELFPNESWILKGFGIVSLIDVTRENAISNLKSNLLKSEKSQNKLSISFESIFRSIFKIPDLRIGFIIYNEEEEKFTNPPHEEKEMKSFILNNLEEMDCKNTIYGCSLETILEEKKPIIISDVKQFSKIPGNKRLTQHLALQNIQSCIFAPVIKNNTILGIIELVSAKPKELNTINATNLDLILPYLIDTLERYKTDMQHHIEAIIQREYTAIHPSVYWKFRREALKYYQTSNPNKDYIFKEIIFKDVYPLYGQIDIKGSSEHRNQTVKEDLKNQLTTLIKLFEGQKTNDSFVLLEQRIFELQTFDKELESPLKADTEQQIQNYIESEIHPILRNTKMDIESEMVRQNYFESLDEKSGMFYHARKKFDHTMSIINKKLAAILDKKQIEAQLIYPHYYERFKTDGVEHNLYIGASIAPTKPFDNLYLHNLRLWQLQTLCEMEIEHHQLKATLPYQLDVTSLILVFSSPISIRFRMDEKRFDVDGTYNARYEVVKKRIDKANIKGTKERITQKEKITIVYSHNAEENEYLKYIKYLQYKNLLEPNIEQFEIEDLQGVSGLRAFRVKVINNNLESIANNTTYQDLLNEQN; this is encoded by the coding sequence ATGAGTAATAAAACATTTACAGAGAGTCCATTCAAAACCCTAATTTCATTTCATAAATTGATTGATAGTTTAGAGGAAATTGCGCAAACCGATGTAGATTACCGCTCTAATTATGCCAAAGCATTATTAAAAGAAATAGAACCTTTCTCCGAGTTTAGAGATGGAATTGAAGATTTAAACTTGATTAAGCAACAGGAAAAGTTAATTCACAATTTACTTGCCGACTTATTCCCGACTGCATTAACACACAATGAGATTAAAGCAATTAGCATTCCATTTCAGAATGTAACATTTAATTATACCGAAAGATTTAAAAAAATTCTTCAGCATGCAGGAATTACATTCAACATGGAGATACGTGATTTTGACAAGGATCAATTTTATATCTTTAATTGCATATTAATTCTGAATGCTTATTATGGCCAGCATTTTGACTTTTATACTCCTTTATTTTATGATATTCCAAACGCACATGGTATTATAGAGCATTATAAAATTTTGTATAATGCTGATTTTATAGAAGTTATACCTACCCAAAATGCACCTGAACTTTCCCAAGACAATATTGATCTATTGATGAATAACCATGATAATATCGCTTTATGGAAAGAGCTATTCCCGAATGAAAGTTGGATTTTAAAAGGTTTTGGTATAGTAAGCCTCATAGATGTAACAAGAGAAAATGCTATATCCAATTTAAAAAGTAATCTTTTAAAATCTGAAAAATCACAAAACAAATTGAGTATCAGCTTTGAATCTATATTTAGATCCATTTTCAAAATTCCCGATTTAAGAATTGGATTTATCATTTACAACGAAGAAGAAGAAAAATTTACAAATCCACCACATGAAGAGAAAGAGATGAAAAGTTTTATCTTAAATAATCTCGAAGAAATGGATTGTAAAAATACTATTTATGGCTGTTCATTAGAAACTATTTTAGAAGAGAAAAAACCAATAATAATCTCCGATGTTAAACAATTTTCTAAAATACCCGGAAATAAAAGACTTACGCAGCATTTAGCATTACAAAATATTCAGAGTTGTATTTTTGCACCTGTAATAAAAAACAATACTATTCTCGGAATTATTGAATTGGTTTCTGCAAAACCAAAGGAGCTCAATACTATAAATGCCACAAATCTAGATTTGATTTTACCTTATTTAATTGACACCCTTGAACGCTATAAAACTGATATGCAACATCATATCGAAGCCATTATTCAAAGAGAATATACCGCCATACATCCAAGTGTATACTGGAAATTTAGACGAGAAGCACTCAAATATTATCAAACCAGTAACCCAAATAAAGATTATATTTTTAAAGAAATCATATTCAAGGATGTCTATCCTCTTTATGGACAAATTGACATTAAAGGTTCCTCGGAACATCGAAATCAAACTGTAAAAGAAGATTTAAAAAATCAATTAACCACCTTAATAAAACTTTTTGAAGGGCAAAAAACAAATGATAGTTTCGTTTTGCTAGAACAACGTATATTCGAATTACAAACTTTTGATAAAGAACTAGAATCACCATTAAAAGCAGATACAGAACAACAAATTCAGAATTATATTGAATCTGAAATCCATCCGATCCTAAGAAATACTAAAATGGATATTGAGAGTGAAATGGTTAGACAAAACTATTTTGAAAGTTTGGACGAAAAATCGGGAATGTTCTATCATGCAAGGAAAAAGTTTGATCATACAATGTCGATAATCAACAAAAAGCTGGCTGCAATATTGGATAAAAAACAAATTGAAGCTCAACTTATCTATCCGCATTATTACGAACGCTTTAAAACTGATGGTGTAGAACACAATTTATATATTGGAGCGTCAATTGCCCCAACAAAACCATTTGACAACCTTTATTTGCATAATTTAAGATTGTGGCAACTACAAACTTTATGCGAAATGGAGATAGAACATCACCAACTCAAAGCTACTTTGCCATATCAATTGGATGTGACTTCTTTAATTCTGGTATTTAGTTCCCCTATTTCTATCCGATTTAGAATGGATGAAAAACGATTTGATGTTGATGGAACCTACAATGCCCGCTATGAAGTGGTTAAAAAACGTATTGACAAAGCCAACATAAAAGGCACCAAAGAGCGCATTACTCAAAAAGAAAAAATCACAATTGTTTATTCTCACAATGCTGAAGAAAATGAATATTTAAAATACATCAAATACCTGCAATACAAAAACTTATTAGAACCAAACATTGAACAATTTGAAATTGAAGATCTACAAGGAGTGTCTGGTTTAAGGGCCTTTAGGGTAAAAGTAATTAATAACAATCTGGAAAGTATTGCTAATAACACCACCTATCAAGATTTATTAAATGAACAAAATTAA
- a CDS encoding GspE/PulE family protein: MQTIIVHPENQHILSNDIANQYRVLPKTVSDSCLELYIDESNNNLDTKEELELFIGKNISLISFDSSEIEKALSIYYRKERLTGSSKSINVDKGDFLENLLGEAKSLKCSDIHFEIYEDSSRIRFRIDGQLIERYKVEKDNYLELVNKVKIKAKLNITEKRLPQDGRITNDSFDIRVSILPTLFGEKIVMRLLGQDASNIDLNTLGLQQEELQNYLEAVKKPNGIILISGPTGSGKTTTLYATLRLLNDSKRNIVTVEDPIEYTLKGINQVQLKEDIGLTFSTALKSFLRQDPDVIMLGEIRDSETALMAIRASLTGHLVLSTIHTNSAIGTISRLIDMGVPSYLIAETLNLSVAQRLIRKLCNDCKKEVKCNKSDFPSNFQFPYEVTSYYKAVGCNKCYHTGYKGRTAIYEVLPIENTIVEAIKNNTISKQYNTSDNYKSLSEKAFDILSKGETALEEIYSILINI, translated from the coding sequence ATGCAGACTATAATAGTTCATCCGGAAAATCAGCATATTTTGTCCAATGACATAGCAAATCAGTATAGAGTATTGCCAAAAACTGTATCTGATTCTTGTTTAGAACTTTATATAGATGAATCGAATAACAATCTGGATACCAAAGAAGAATTAGAACTTTTTATTGGAAAAAACATATCCTTAATCTCATTTGATTCATCAGAAATTGAAAAAGCATTATCCATTTATTATCGCAAAGAACGGCTTACTGGTTCAAGTAAATCCATTAATGTAGACAAAGGTGATTTCCTTGAAAATTTATTGGGAGAAGCAAAATCTCTAAAATGCAGTGATATTCATTTTGAAATTTATGAAGATTCATCCAGAATTCGGTTTAGAATTGATGGCCAGTTAATCGAGCGATATAAAGTTGAAAAAGACAATTATCTGGAATTAGTCAACAAAGTAAAGATAAAAGCTAAGCTTAACATTACCGAAAAACGTTTGCCACAAGATGGAAGAATCACTAATGACTCATTTGACATTAGGGTCTCTATTTTACCCACTTTATTTGGCGAAAAAATAGTTATGCGTTTGTTAGGACAAGATGCCTCAAATATCGATTTGAATACTCTTGGTCTTCAGCAAGAAGAATTACAAAACTATTTAGAAGCCGTAAAAAAACCGAATGGAATTATTTTAATAAGTGGCCCAACTGGATCTGGAAAAACAACCACACTGTACGCTACTCTCAGATTGCTCAATGACAGCAAGAGAAACATTGTTACAGTAGAAGATCCAATTGAATATACATTAAAAGGAATCAATCAGGTTCAATTAAAAGAAGATATCGGACTTACTTTTTCAACTGCTTTAAAATCGTTTTTGCGACAAGATCCAGATGTCATTATGCTTGGAGAAATTCGAGATTCAGAAACAGCATTGATGGCAATTAGAGCATCTTTAACGGGACATTTAGTATTATCGACCATTCATACGAATTCAGCAATTGGAACTATATCAAGACTAATAGACATGGGAGTTCCATCTTATTTGATAGCAGAGACTTTAAACCTGTCGGTAGCACAACGATTGATAAGAAAGCTATGCAATGATTGCAAGAAAGAAGTTAAGTGCAACAAAAGTGATTTCCCAAGTAATTTCCAATTTCCTTATGAAGTTACTAGTTACTATAAAGCTGTAGGTTGCAATAAATGCTATCATACAGGTTATAAAGGCCGAACAGCTATTTATGAAGTTTTACCAATTGAAAATACTATCGTTGAAGCCATAAAAAACAATACAATATCAAAACAATATAACACTAGCGATAATTACAAATCATTGTCTGAAAAGGCATTTGATATCTTATCAAAAGGAGAAACAGCACTAGAAGAAATTTATTCTATTTTAATAAACATATAA
- a CDS encoding Pycsar system effector family protein: MTLVNQVQDFVTDLIKGKLSSVYTYHNLNHTIGVVNAVTVLCDEEKVSPSEKEILLNAAWFHDTGYTKGCENHEEFSAEIATDFLKVNNKSDEYISNVSSLIKATSKEYIPQTLLEKIIKDADFYHILNADYILECEGLRQEWEKVGNKVFSDMEWALENEFFLSKVHQFYTPYAIEHWQPLKEKNIKRLRKKIKKMNEELGKGNKRKEKEDKPDRGIDTLFRVTLGNHTRLSGIADSKANILLSVNAIIISIALSTLIPKLDSPKNVHLVVPTFIMLMSSVITIIFAILSTRPKVTKGVFTKKDIEDKKVNLLFFGNFYKMPLTDYQWAMNEMMKDREYLYNSMIKDLYYLGIVLEKKYRLLRIAYTIFMIGIVLSVIAFVFAFKTVGA, encoded by the coding sequence ATGACTCTTGTAAATCAGGTTCAGGATTTTGTTACCGATTTAATCAAAGGCAAACTATCCAGTGTATATACTTATCATAATTTGAATCACACAATTGGGGTAGTGAATGCCGTTACTGTTTTGTGTGATGAAGAGAAAGTGTCTCCTTCTGAAAAAGAAATTTTACTCAATGCTGCTTGGTTTCACGATACGGGATATACAAAGGGTTGCGAAAATCATGAAGAATTTAGTGCCGAAATTGCAACCGATTTTTTAAAGGTAAATAATAAATCAGACGAGTACATCTCAAATGTTTCCAGTTTAATTAAAGCTACTAGTAAGGAATATATACCACAGACACTTTTAGAAAAAATAATAAAGGATGCGGACTTTTATCATATCTTGAATGCGGATTATATTTTGGAATGTGAAGGCTTGAGGCAAGAATGGGAGAAAGTTGGTAATAAAGTATTTAGTGATATGGAATGGGCCTTAGAAAATGAGTTTTTTTTATCAAAGGTTCATCAATTTTATACACCGTATGCGATAGAACATTGGCAACCATTAAAAGAAAAAAATATAAAACGACTTCGTAAAAAAATAAAAAAAATGAATGAAGAACTAGGTAAAGGCAATAAAAGAAAAGAGAAGGAAGATAAACCAGATCGCGGTATCGACACATTGTTTCGGGTAACTTTAGGAAATCATACCCGTTTAAGTGGCATTGCCGACAGTAAGGCAAATATTTTACTCTCCGTAAACGCTATTATTATTTCGATAGCGCTCTCTACCTTGATTCCTAAATTAGACAGTCCCAAAAATGTGCATTTGGTTGTTCCTACTTTTATTATGTTGATGTCCAGTGTAATCACTATTATTTTTGCCATTCTTTCAACAAGACCAAAAGTAACCAAAGGGGTTTTTACAAAAAAAGATATTGAAGACAAAAAAGTGAATCTTCTTTTCTTTGGAAATTTTTACAAAATGCCTTTGACAGACTATCAATGGGCTATGAACGAGATGATGAAAGACAGGGAATATTTGTATAATTCTATGATAAAGGATTTGTATTATTTGGGAATAGTTTTGGAGAAAAAATACCGATTGTTACGAATTGCCTATACTATTTTTATGATCGGAATTGTGTTATCTGTAATTGCTTTTGTATTCGCTTTTAAAACAGTTGGCGCTTAA
- a CDS encoding type II secretion system F family protein, with protein sequence MSLDLSTYKPAKSKKKPIKIESINLQFSKSLSDKQKEVFYRELSMLLKSGVDFKKALEILGNQSSNKFEKEIIIELKNKVVEGRSIYESIKETNQFSPYEYYSIQIGEETRKLEEVLAELQKYFNRKIQMKRQIISVLTYPAIVMLVTFLVLYFMLNKVVPMFSSVFRQFGSELPQSTQIIIKLSNHSGAIFTVVLAIIIGLIATHTLLKKDQNYRAFTTKIILRTPYFGNLIRKIYISRFCQAMNLLITSKTTLINSLTLTAKMIGFYPIEVAIEEIKEDITRGASLHESLKKHNVFENKMVSMVEVAEQVNQLETMFERLTEQYNEEISHQTKMIGVILEPMIIIVIGVIVGVIMVSMYAPMFDLSKIINK encoded by the coding sequence ATGAGTCTTGATTTAAGTACATATAAACCTGCAAAATCTAAAAAAAAACCAATTAAAATTGAAAGTATTAATCTTCAGTTTTCAAAATCACTTTCAGATAAACAAAAAGAAGTATTTTACAGAGAGTTGAGTATGCTTTTAAAATCGGGAGTCGATTTTAAAAAAGCATTAGAAATATTAGGCAACCAGTCTTCCAATAAATTTGAAAAAGAAATAATCATTGAATTAAAGAACAAGGTTGTAGAAGGAAGAAGCATTTATGAATCAATAAAAGAAACAAATCAATTTTCACCTTACGAATATTACAGCATTCAAATAGGAGAAGAAACCCGTAAACTAGAAGAAGTTTTAGCCGAATTACAAAAATATTTCAACAGAAAAATCCAAATGAAAAGGCAAATTATCTCTGTGTTGACCTATCCAGCGATTGTAATGCTGGTTACCTTTTTGGTGCTTTATTTTATGCTCAATAAAGTAGTGCCAATGTTCAGTTCTGTTTTCAGACAATTTGGAAGTGAATTACCACAAAGCACTCAAATCATTATAAAATTATCAAATCATTCAGGAGCAATTTTTACGGTCGTATTAGCCATTATAATTGGGCTAATCGCTACACATACTTTACTTAAAAAAGATCAAAATTACCGAGCATTTACAACAAAAATAATTTTGAGAACACCCTATTTTGGAAATTTAATTCGAAAAATTTATATATCCCGCTTTTGCCAAGCTATGAATTTATTAATTACATCTAAAACAACATTAATAAATTCTTTGACATTAACCGCAAAAATGATAGGCTTCTATCCTATTGAAGTTGCTATTGAAGAAATAAAAGAAGATATAACAAGAGGAGCTTCCTTACATGAAAGTTTAAAAAAACACAATGTATTCGAGAATAAAATGGTTTCTATGGTTGAAGTAGCTGAACAAGTGAATCAACTTGAAACTATGTTTGAAAGGTTAACAGAACAATATAATGAGGAAATTAGCCATCAAACAAAGATGATAGGTGTTATTTTGGAACCTATGATCATTATAGTAATTGGAGTGATTGTTGGAGTAATAATGGTCTCTATGTATGCCCCAATGTTTGATTTAAGTAAAATAATAAATAAATAA
- a CDS encoding type IV pilin protein, which translates to MLNNIKKYFQNTKTTMVKAYSLTEILIVLCIIGILLLMVLPNQTSVIGQAKAIEAQAMLNQVYGLEKSHFYRHSKYSSNLEELGFEPELTVDEGGQAVYKIEIVEASNDSFLARATATSDLDGDGALNTWEIDSKKMLTEVTKE; encoded by the coding sequence ATGTTGAATAATATTAAAAAATACTTTCAAAACACCAAAACAACAATGGTTAAAGCCTACTCTTTAACTGAAATTTTGATTGTTTTATGTATCATTGGTATACTACTCTTAATGGTATTACCCAATCAAACCTCAGTTATTGGTCAAGCAAAAGCGATTGAGGCTCAAGCGATGTTAAATCAAGTTTATGGCCTAGAAAAAAGCCATTTTTATAGACATTCAAAATATTCAAGTAACCTAGAAGAGCTTGGTTTCGAACCAGAACTTACCGTTGACGAAGGCGGTCAAGCGGTATATAAAATTGAAATAGTAGAAGCTTCAAATGATTCCTTTTTGGCTCGAGCAACAGCAACCTCAGATTTGGATGGAGATGGAGCTTTAAACACTTGGGAAATTGATAGTAAAAAAATGTTAACAGAAGTAACAAAAGAATAA
- a CDS encoding prepilin peptidase yields the protein MDIIFIGLLLCLLVLFFQDWKYRAIHVVLPILIFLSSYFIIKQENKLSNKIMILNLCFFLITLSILTLYMSLKNKCFLNPFENYFGLGDLLFYISIAPLFNLKNYVLFFILSMIFAICLQFTLRKKMKHNTVPLAGFSALFLFIILAMDGLLSIPKISLI from the coding sequence TTGGATATAATTTTTATAGGTTTATTACTTTGTCTACTTGTTCTGTTTTTTCAAGATTGGAAATACAGAGCAATTCATGTGGTTTTGCCTATACTTATTTTCTTGTCATCCTATTTTATAATAAAACAAGAAAATAAACTTTCAAATAAAATCATGATTCTAAACTTATGCTTTTTTCTAATAACTCTAAGCATATTAACCCTTTATATGAGTTTAAAAAACAAATGCTTTTTAAATCCTTTTGAGAACTATTTTGGTTTAGGTGATTTGTTATTTTACATCAGCATTGCTCCTTTATTCAATCTTAAAAACTACGTTCTCTTTTTTATACTTTCAATGATTTTTGCCATTTGTTTACAATTTACATTGAGAAAAAAAATGAAACACAATACGGTACCTTTAGCAGGATTTTCGGCATTATTTTTATTCATAATTCTTGCAATGGATGGTTTATTAAGCATCCCGAAAATCTCTTTAATATAA
- a CDS encoding PilN domain-containing protein, which translates to MITILSKIIKINELHVIGLIKNENEEFYHVLTVKKKGNKVTIVSMASFTEFEDLKKNVDQNLPLLLLVDGKGVLNKAIDFNNEADVSWYKNIDLNSIYHTSLKGLNIDFISFSRKNIINDTISKFEKNNFQIIDIYLGSFISAILINSIKKEAIVSNDLLLEFKNEKLYNFAKQVDSTKKENYIIGTETITNTYLPLYATVIDFFIKSKEISKTKIETLNTDEIIYKKAFKYFGISILVGFLISLLISFFLIQYYTSKNTALNIQNIYTDKNYQQTLNLEKQKENKEKILIESGFSSSKFLSFYSYEIIKIVPQDVSLTVLEITPLTKESKANQKLIFESNTINVKGETFNESSFNTWMESLKKMNWLSNFEIISLKKDKKNKSQFEIKITIKNV; encoded by the coding sequence ATGATTACGATTTTATCCAAAATAATAAAAATTAACGAACTGCATGTTATAGGACTCATTAAAAACGAAAATGAAGAGTTTTATCATGTCTTAACAGTTAAAAAAAAGGGAAATAAAGTAACGATTGTTTCTATGGCTTCATTTACAGAATTTGAGGACCTTAAAAAAAACGTAGATCAAAATTTGCCGTTGCTTTTGTTGGTTGATGGGAAGGGAGTATTGAATAAAGCCATTGATTTCAATAATGAAGCAGATGTAAGTTGGTATAAAAACATTGATTTAAACTCAATATACCACACTAGCTTAAAAGGTTTAAATATTGATTTTATCAGCTTTAGCAGAAAAAATATTATAAATGACACTATATCAAAATTTGAAAAGAACAATTTTCAAATAATTGATATTTATTTGGGTTCATTTATATCAGCAATATTGATTAATTCTATAAAAAAAGAAGCTATCGTTTCTAATGATTTATTATTAGAATTCAAAAATGAAAAACTATATAACTTTGCAAAACAAGTTGATTCTACAAAAAAAGAAAATTACATCATTGGAACCGAGACAATCACCAATACATACTTGCCTCTATATGCTACAGTAATCGATTTTTTTATAAAATCTAAAGAAATTTCAAAAACAAAAATTGAGACTTTAAATACAGACGAAATTATATACAAGAAAGCTTTTAAATATTTTGGAATCTCAATTCTAGTTGGTTTCTTAATTTCGCTTTTGATAAGTTTCTTTTTAATTCAGTATTATACATCCAAAAACACAGCTCTGAATATTCAAAATATATATACCGATAAAAACTATCAACAAACATTAAATTTAGAAAAACAAAAAGAAAATAAAGAGAAAATACTGATAGAATCAGGGTTCTCATCTTCAAAATTCCTATCCTTCTATTCTTATGAAATCATTAAAATAGTTCCGCAAGATGTCTCATTAACCGTTTTAGAAATAACTCCTCTAACCAAGGAATCAAAAGCAAACCAAAAATTAATTTTTGAGTCAAACACAATAAATGTAAAAGGAGAAACTTTTAATGAATCTTCATTTAACACTTGGATGGAAAGTTTAAAAAAAATGAATTGGTTATCAAATTTTGAAATTATCAGTTTGAAAAAAGACAAAAAAAACAAATCTCAATTTGAAATAAAAATCACAATAAAAAATGTTTGA
- a CDS encoding type II secretion system protein GspD has protein sequence MFKQIIYVLIGLFFTNTIIAQQDINELVKNFDAMSAQNKGLDESIKIDINGLTLHDFISTIAEDHQLNVDVDQSLTQMVSNNFFDVKVKDVFIHLVQKYDLEVTFRNNIIIFNKRIEKVIVQKKSAKIIDVTYNPLNDFLSVKLENDTLSSVIKTIIDKTSKNLILAPTIRNITVSSYILNRPFDQVIQMIAKSNDLIVTKDDDGIYYIEKNNVESSINSTSNNSNLKAKQPKAAVGLPGYYDVLINKNGLLTVKAYAADVADLITESAEKLKINYFFYNKPENEKITLSVENITFDDLLEQILEGKKYTFKKQGAFYLIGEQITEGLRVTELIQMENRSIELVLGSLPKVFSDKLEIKEFTELNGLIVSGSKNTVDELKLYIKQIDKVVPMVQIEVIIVQYNKSYSIQTGMKAGIDKLNKVVTSGTIFPTTDVVVNSSSINSLIDAFNGFGIFKLGKVAESFYANLKLLENNSIINVESTPKIATISGHEAKLSIGETSYYFEQTNRLINNSIGNDVLNSGVWKSTDANLSLSIKPFVSTDENVTLTIVVEKSSFLARAGEDAPPGKATQKFESLVRVKNNEMILLGGLDELKKENSGTGTPVISRIPIIKWFFSSRQKGKSTSKLHLFIKPTVVY, from the coding sequence ATGTTCAAACAAATAATTTACGTTCTAATTGGTTTATTTTTTACAAATACTATTATTGCGCAACAAGATATAAATGAATTAGTTAAAAATTTTGATGCAATGTCAGCGCAGAATAAAGGGCTTGACGAATCAATAAAAATAGATATAAATGGCCTTACACTCCATGACTTTATTTCTACTATCGCAGAAGATCATCAATTAAATGTTGATGTGGATCAGAGTCTAACTCAAATGGTATCTAATAATTTTTTTGATGTAAAAGTTAAAGATGTTTTTATACATTTAGTTCAAAAATACGATCTCGAAGTAACTTTTAGAAATAACATTATTATTTTCAACAAAAGAATTGAAAAAGTTATTGTCCAAAAAAAATCAGCAAAAATAATTGATGTTACTTACAATCCACTAAATGATTTCTTATCTGTTAAATTAGAAAATGACACTTTATCGTCCGTTATTAAAACAATTATAGACAAAACAAGTAAAAATTTGATTTTGGCTCCAACGATCAGAAACATAACCGTTTCCTCTTATATACTAAATCGCCCTTTTGACCAAGTAATACAAATGATTGCAAAATCAAATGATTTAATAGTAACAAAAGATGATGATGGAATTTATTATATCGAAAAAAACAATGTAGAATCATCCATAAATTCAACTAGTAACAATTCAAATTTAAAAGCCAAGCAACCAAAAGCTGCTGTAGGACTTCCAGGGTATTATGATGTTTTAATAAATAAAAATGGATTATTGACTGTTAAAGCATATGCAGCAGACGTAGCAGATTTAATAACTGAATCTGCAGAGAAACTAAAAATTAATTACTTTTTTTATAACAAACCAGAAAATGAAAAAATTACGCTTTCTGTAGAAAATATAACATTTGATGATCTTTTAGAACAAATTCTTGAAGGAAAAAAATACACATTCAAAAAACAAGGAGCGTTTTATTTAATTGGAGAACAAATTACTGAAGGTTTAAGAGTAACGGAACTAATACAAATGGAAAATAGATCCATAGAACTAGTTCTCGGTTCATTACCAAAAGTATTTTCCGATAAATTAGAAATAAAAGAATTTACAGAATTGAACGGATTAATAGTTTCTGGATCAAAAAATACCGTTGATGAATTAAAATTATACATAAAACAGATAGATAAAGTTGTGCCTATGGTTCAAATTGAGGTTATTATTGTCCAGTACAATAAATCGTATTCTATTCAAACTGGTATGAAGGCTGGAATAGACAAATTGAATAAAGTAGTTACTAGCGGAACAATATTCCCTACCACTGATGTAGTCGTAAATTCATCATCCATAAATAGTCTAATTGACGCCTTTAATGGTTTTGGTATTTTTAAATTAGGTAAAGTTGCAGAGTCATTTTATGCCAATTTGAAATTACTCGAAAATAATTCTATTATTAATGTAGAATCAACACCAAAAATTGCGACTATAAGCGGTCATGAGGCAAAACTTTCAATTGGCGAAACCAGTTATTATTTCGAACAAACTAATCGACTTATAAACAACAGTATTGGTAATGATGTATTAAATTCTGGTGTTTGGAAATCGACCGACGCCAATCTAAGTTTATCAATAAAGCCTTTTGTCTCAACAGATGAAAATGTAACTCTAACTATTGTTGTCGAAAAAAGTTCTTTTTTAGCTCGAGCTGGTGAAGATGCTCCTCCAGGAAAAGCAACGCAAAAATTTGAATCTCTTGTTAGGGTGAAAAATAATGAAATGATTTTATTAGGAGGATTAGATGAATTAAAAAAAGAAAATTCTGGAACCGGAACACCTGTAATTTCAAGAATACCAATCATTAAATGGTTTTTCAGTAGTCGACAAAAGGGGAAAAGCACATCAAAATTACATTTATTTATCAAACCAACTGTAGTATATTAA